Below is a window of Pseudarthrobacter equi DNA.
TACCGCGGCCGGCACCGCTACAACATGATGGACGCCAACATGCGCGCCATGTTCGCGGACGTCCCGGTGATCGCCACCTGGGACGACCACGAAACCACCAACAACTGGTACCCCGGCGAAATCCTGGACGACCCCCGCTACACCGTCCGGGACGTCAACACCCTCGCCGCCCGCGGCCGTCAGGCCTGGCAGGAAAACATGCCCATCGCTGACAGCAGCGCGTTGTGGCGGCCGGGTACGTTCGACGACGGCGGCCAGTACCAGCCGGCCCGTATCTACCGGAAGATTTCCCGCGGCCCGCAGCTGGACATCTTCTGCCTGGACATGCGCACCTTCAAGTCGCCCAACACGGACGGCAAGGAGGCCTACACCACCAACATCCTGGGCCAGGAGCAGGTGGACTGGCTGATCCGGGAGGTCTCGAAGTCCAAGGCGACGTGGAAGGTCATTGCCGCGGACCTGCCGCTGGGCATCATCGTGCCTGACGGCGCCGTGAACCAGGAGAGCCTGGCCAACCGCGACAACGGTGCTCCCCTGGGCCGCGAGCTCGAGATCGCCGGGGTGCTGAGTGCCTTCAAGAAGAACCGAGTGAAGAACGTGGTGTGGCTGACCGCCGACGTGCACTACTGCGCGGCGCACCACTACTCCCCCGAGCGCGCAGCCTTCACCGATTTCGACCCGTTCTGGGAATTCGTGGCCGGGCCCATCGCTGCGGGCTCGTTCGGACCCAACGCGATGGACGGCACCTTCGGCCCGGAGGTGGTCTTCGCCAAGGCGGGCCGCTTCCCGGGCGAATCACCGCGCGACGGCGAAAACCAGTTCTTCGGGCACGTCCAGCTCGGCGAGGACAACAGTTTCACTGCCAGCCTCAGGAACGCCAACGGCGCCACGGTGTTCTCCAAGGTGCTGACCCCGGAGCGGTAGCTGCCCGGGCCGGGCGTCTCGGCCTTCGACCCGGCGCCGGGGCGCCTCGCCGCCGTCGTACGTTTATCTTTCCGGCCCTGTGGGTACGGCCGCTGGTAGTGTCCCGGATTCGGCGCGGACGCGGACGGGGAGTGATTTTTTATGAACGACGACGGACTGACGGAAGCGGTGCAGGAGGCCGGTGCGGTGGAGCTGCTGCTGATCCGGCACGGCGAGAGCGAAGGCAACGTGGCCGCCACGGAGGCGAATCTGGCGGGTGCGGAGATCATCGAGGTTCCGGCGCGGGACGCGGACGTGAACCTGTCCGAGGTGGGCCGGGAACAGGCGACCGCCTTGGGTACGGCGCTGGCCCGGATCGCTGACGAATCGCGGCCGGACGCGGTGGTGTCCTCCCCCTACGAGAGGGCCCACCAGACAGCTCAGATCGCGGTGGAGACGGCAGGCTGGCCCGTGAAAGTGCAGGTGGATGAGCGGCTGCGCGACCGCGAGTTGGGCATCCTGGACCGGCTGACCCGCCTGGGCGTTGAGACGCGGTACCCGGAGGAGGCCGAACGGCGGTCCTGGCAGGGGAAGCTGTACTACCGTCCGCCCGGCGGGGAATCATGGGCCGATGTGGCGCTCCGGCTCCGCTCCGTGCTGGACGAGCTGAACAGCCTCGGCACCGGGCACCGGGTGATGCTGGTCTGCCACGACGCCGTGATCCTGCTGTTCCGCTACGTGCTGGAGGGCATGACGGAGCAGGAACTGTTGGACCTCGCTGCCAGCACCTCGGTGCTGAACGCGTCGATGACCCGGTACGTGCGGCCTACCGGCGAGGGGCCGTGGACGCTGGAAAGCTTCAACGTCGCTGACCACTTGGCCGAACAGGGCGTCGAAGTTACCGAACATGCCGGGGATGCCAGTGTCCGCCCGCGGTGACTCCGGCCCCCAGCTGGTGACGCCCTCGCTGCTGCGGGACTGGCGGCTGCCTGCCCCTGGCGAGGACAAGTATTCGCGCGGCTCGGTTCTGGTGGTTGGCGGGGCGCGGAACACCCCCGGTGCTGCACTGCTGGCCGGTACCGCCGCGCTGCGGGCCGGGGCAGGAAAGCTGACGCTCGCCGTGGCCGAATCAGTGGCGGTCCAGGTGGGTGTCGCCCTGCCCGAGTGCGGCGACATCGGGCTGCCGGAAACCTCTGACGGATCGGTCACCGCTGAGGGCGTGGACCGGATTTCGGCCAACCTGGACTCGGCCGATGCCATCCTGGTAGGCCCCGGGCTCGACGATCCGGACCTGGCCCGGGAGCTTCTTGAGGCGCTCCTGGCCCGCGAAGAGGCAGCCGGTTCTTCAGGGGACGCTGCCGGTGACAGGCAAGCCGGCGGGAAGCACGACGACGGCGGCCCAGGCTCCGGCGCATCCGGCCGGGAAGGAGGTCCCGCCGTCGTCCTTGACGCCTTTGCGCTGGCCGCGCTTGCGGAGCTGGAGGACCGCGTGGGCCCGTGGCGGGGCCGGCTGATCCTGACCCCGAACCCCACCGAGGCCGGCATCCTGCTGGGCCGGGACCCTGAGGACCTGGAAACGGACGTGGCCGAAATCGCCCGCAGGTTCGGCGCGGTGGTGAGCTGCCAGGGGCTGATCGCGCGGGCGCCGGGCGTTGGCCCGGAGGAGTCGGGGCTGTGGAAGATCACCACGGGCTACGGCGGGCTGGGAACCTCGGGCAGCGGGGACGTCCTGGCCGGGGCGATCGCCGGAGTGCGGGCCCGCGGAACCACCGGCGCGCAAGCCGCCTGCTGGGGGACGCACCTGCACGCGGCGGCGGCCGACCGGCTGGCCAGCAGGATGGGACCGCTCGGATTCCTGGCCCGCGAACTCGCCGACGAACTGCCGGCGCTCATGCTGGAGCTCGGTACCTGACCCGTCCGGGCAAGCGGATGGCCCCCCTGCATTAACGCGGAGGGCCACCGTCTCGGAGGGGATCACTCGCAACTGCCGATGCGCTACCGGCGCTGTGGCGTTCCATAGTGGCAATCGCCCAAAACTGGCAGATACAACGCGTTCGGATCCTCCCGGTACCCCCGTTCTACACCCGCCGGGACGCCCATCACAAGGCATCCCCGCCGGTAACTTGGACGGCCCCCGGCCGAAACCGGGGGCCGCCGTATCAGGAAGCGCGGGCACAGCTGCCGGTGCGCTGTCTGGCACTGTGGCGTGCACAAAGTGGCGAATCGCCCAAGAAGGCAGTCAACACAAAGGCCCGGCGTCCCGATCCCTTCGCGAGTTTCAGCGGGGCTAGGCTGCGATTTCCTGCTTGGCCCCCTTCATCTCGATTTCGATCTTGCGCGGCTTGGCCTTCTCGGCAACCGGGATCCGCAACGTCAGGACGCCGGCGTCGTAGCTGGCCTTCACGTTTTCCGTGTCCAGGGTGTCGCCAAGGATCAACTGGCGGCTGAAGACACCGCGCGGCCGTTCGGAGGCGATCAGTTCGGTGTTGTTGGCGGCAGGGTCCGGGCGTTCGGCGCGTACTGTCAGCACGTTGCGTTCAACATCCAGGTCCACGGACTCGGGCGAAACTCCGGGAAGGTCGAAGGCGACCACAAAGTCATGGCCCTCGCGCCAGGCGTCCATCGGCATGGCTGCCGGACGGGCCGCCGTGCCGAGGACCTGCTGGGCCAGCCTGTCCAGCTCGCGGAACGGATCGGTTCGCATCAACATGGCTTCCTCCTCATAAGGGTGGTCCAACACTGTGTAGGTTTTCAGCCGATCTATGGTGGCTGATATAGATTTTTTAGCACCAGCGGCACAGGTATGCAAGCCCGTCCGGCGAAAATTATTTGGCGGCCAGGGCACGCACCGGGGCACGCCAAAGGGCCCTCCGCCAGATCTGCAGAGGGCCCTTCGATGGGGTTCGTGATGGCTGGCTAGTCCCGCGTGGGATCCGGGCGAAGGGGTGCGGGCCCCGGGTCTGGGACAGGCAGCGGCCCGGGAGGCTCGGGGGTGGGGAACGGGCTGGGCGCCGGAGGTCCGGGGTGGCCGGGCTGCGTGGGATCGGGCGATGTCGGATCCGGGCCGGGCTCCGGCGGGAACGGCGAAGGTTCGTGCACTGGCGGGATGGTCATGGATCTTCCCCTCTCACGCTGGGCGGCGCCTGTACCGAGCTAGGTGCCTTGAACTGAACACGATACGCCTGCCACCCCCGCCCGGACAGGCCCCAGCTTCCCTGCAACGCCCGCTCACATCCGGCGGCTCCCACCCCCACGCGCGCTCACATCCGGCGGCTCCCACCCCAACGCCCGCTCACTCTCTTCAGAAGAGTGAGCGGGCCTTGGGGGTCTCAGGCACCACGAGTGAGCGGGCGTTGGGGTTTTAGGCACCACGAGTGAGCGCACGTTGGGGTTTTAGGCACCACAAGTGAGCGCGGGTTCCCACTCCCCTCCCCGCCCTTTCCCGCGTCCAGAAAATCTCGGCGCCCCATCAAGTAGGGAAACGAGCGGGGTTTCTTCCCCGGTAGCGAACGCCGGCCACGGCGGGGTGCCCGGTCTATATATTGAGTCCATGACCTCCACTCCGCTGCAGAACTCCGCCAGCACGCCAGCGTCCGCCGCCACCCCGCCCGTGGCCAAGAAGGTGCCCACCGACAGGACGCACCACGGGGACACCTACGTGGACAACTATGAGTGGCTGCGGGACAAGGAGTCCGCCGAGGTGGTGGAGCACCTGAAGGCCGAGAACGCCTACCAGGAAGCGGTCACCGCCCACCAGGAGCCGCTGCGCGAAGCCATCTTCCAGGAGATCAAGGGCCGCACGCAGGAAACCGACCTCTCGGTTCCGCACCGCAAGGACGGCTGGTGGTACTTCAGCCGCTCGGTGGAGGGCAAGGAGTACGGCATCCAGTGCCGTGTCCGCGCCAGCGACACCGATGACAGGATCGCCGACTGGACCCCTCCGGCCGTGGAGCCCGGCGTCGAAATCCCCGGCGAAGAAGTCCTGCTGGACGGCAACGTCGAGGCCGAGGGCAAGCCGTTCTTCTCCGTGGGCGGCACCGCCGTGACAGTGGACGGCACCCTCTACGCCTACGCCGTGGACAACTCCGGCGACGAACGCTTCACCCTCCGGATCAAGGACCTCCGCACCAGCGAGCTGCTGCCGGACGTCATTGAGAACATCTTCTACGGTGTGTCCTTCTCCCCCGACGGCACCCGCATTTTCTACACCGTGGTGGATGACTCGTGGCGCCCATACCAGGTGAAGGCGCACGCCCTGGGCACCCCGGTCAGCGAGGACACGGTGATCTACCAGGAGGACGACACCGCCATGTGGCTGGGCTTCGAGCTGTCTTCGGACCGGCGCTACCTGATACTGGGCATCGGCTGCTCCGAGTACAGCGAAACCCGGCTGCTCCGCTTCGACGACCCCGCACAGGAGCTCACCACCGTCATTTCGCGGGACGAGCGCGTCCTGTACGAGGCGGAGCCGTTCCTGCTCGAAGGCCCCGACGGCGCCAAGGCCGAGAAGATCCTGCTCACCCACAACCGCGGCGCCATCAACTCCATGGTCTCCCTGGCGGACCCCGCCGAGCTGGCAAAGCCGCTGGCTGAGCAGGCCTGGCAGACCGTCGTCGAGCATTCCGACGACGTCCGCGTCAACGGTGCCAGCGTCACCTCCACGCACCTCATCGCCTCCATCCGCAAGGACACCATCGAGCGCGTCCAGGTGATGGGACTCGCCGGTCTGGGCACGGCCGCGCAGCAGGAACCGGTGGAGCCGGCGTTTGACGAGGAGCTCTACACCGCCGGGGTGGGCGGCTCGGACTATGAGGCACCCGTGATCCGGCTGGGCTACACGTCCTACTTCACGCCGTCGCGCATTTACGACTTCGTCCTGCCCACCGCGGAGCAGCCCGCCGGCGAGCTGCTGCTGCGCAAAGAGAGCCCGGTGCTGGGCGGCTACGACGGCAGCGACTACGTGGCCACCCGGGAATGGGCCACGGCGGCGGATGGCACCCGCATCCCACTGTCCGTCCTCCGGCACAAAAGCGTCAGGCAGGATTCGACGGCGGCCGGCTTGGTCTACGGGTACGGCTCCTACGAACTCAGCAGGGACCCGGAGTTCGGCATCGCGCGGCTCTCGCTGCTGGACCGCGGCGTGGTGTTCGTGATGGCGCATGTCCGCGGCGGCGGTGAGCTGGGCCGGCACTGGTACGAGGACGGCAAGAAGCTCACCAAGAAGAACACGTTCACGGACTTCGTGGACGCCACGGACTGGCTGGCCAATTCCGGGTGGGTGGACCCGGCGCGAATCGCGGCCATGGGCGGCTCGGCGGGCGGCCTGCTGATGGGAGCCATCGCCAACATGGCGCCGGAAAAGTACAAGGCCGTGGTGGCCCAGGTACCGTTCGTGGACCCGCTCACCAGCATCCTGGACCCGGACCTGCCCCTCTCGGCCCTCGAGTGGGAGGAATGGGGCAACCCGATTACCGACGCCGATGTGTACGCGTACATGAAGTCCTACTCGCCCTACGAAAACGTGCGGGACGTGGCCTACCCCAAGATCGCCGCCGTGACGTCCTTCAACGACACCCGCGTCCTCTACGTGGAGCCCGCCAAATGGGTGCAGGAACTGCGGAACCGCACCACCGGATCCGAGCCCATCCTCATGAAGATCGAGATGGACGGCGGGCACGGCGGCGCCTCCGGGCGCTACGTGCAGTGGCGCGAACGGGCGTGGGACTACGCATTCATTGCCGACTCCCTGGGCGCCACCGAGCTGCTGCCGGGGGCCGGACTGAAGTAAGCCCTACTGAAGCGGAGCGTACGACGGCGGCCCCACGCCGCCGTCGTACGCCCGCCTTCTCCCCCGCGCCTGGATGCCGTCCCCTCCACGGGTATCCAGAAATGATCACCATGCTTACCATTGTTGGGCAGTTGTTTTCCGCCGCACGAAGCCGAAGGAGCAGCAATGTCACTCAGCAAGGGAACGCACGTGGAGTGGAACACCTCCCAGGGCAAGACGCACGGCAAGGTCGTGGAGAAGAAAACCAGCGACTTCGAACTGGACGGCAACACCCACCGCGCCAGCAAGGATGAACCGCAATACGTTGTGGAGTCGGACAAGACCGGCGCCCGGGCAGCGCACAAGGCGTCGGCACTGACCGAGAAGAAGTAGCGCCGTGGCCGCTTTGCATGAAGTGGTCATCATTGGCGGCGGCAACGCGGGAGTGTCGCTGGCGGCGCGGCTGGAGCGGTACGGGGTTAAGGACCTGGCGCTCATCGAGCCCAAGGACCACCACTTCTACCAGCCACTGTTTTCCCACATTGCCGGCGGCCGCGCACAGGCGAAGGAGGCCGTCCGGAGCCAGGCCTCGGTGATCCCGCCCGGCGTCGAATGGATCCGGGATGCCGCCGTGGACGTGGACGCGAACACCAACACGGTCACGCTGGCATCCGGCTCAACTGTCGGGTACGGGCAGCTGGTGGTTTGCCCTGGGCTGCAGTACGACTGGGACGCCGTGCCGGGCCTGGCTGATGCTGTCCATTCGCCGCACGGCACCACCCACTACGAGTTCGAGCTGGCATCAAAAGCCTGGACCCTCCTTAGCGGCCTGACCTCCGGGACGGCCGTGTTCACCATGCCTGCCGGGCCCATCAAATGCGGCGGAGCCAGCCAGAAGCCCATGTACCTGGCCTGCGACTACTGGCGGCAACAGGGCGTCCTGGACAAGATCCGCGTGGTGATGGTGCAGCCCTACCCCACCGTGTTCGGCGTGCCGGAGGTGGACCGCGAATTGGACCGGAAGATCGCCGAGTACGGCATTGAGCTGCGGACGGACAGCGAACTGGTGTCCGTGGACGCGGCACGCCGGGAGGCGACCATCCGCAATCTCGGCTCGGGCAGCCGGGAAACCCTGCAATATGACGTCCTCAACGCGGTGCCGCCGCAGTCCGCGCCGGACTGGCTGAAAGCCACCGACCTCCCCACCCCGGCGGACAAGGGCGGTTTCGTGGAGGTGGACCGGCAGACCCTCCGCCACCTGCGGTACCCCAACGTCTGGTCCTTGGGGGACGCCGCAGGCACCACCAACTCGAAGTCCGGCGGGGCGCTGCGCAAACAGACCAAGGTCCTGGCCAAGAACCTGGTGGCCACCCGGAAAGGAAAGCCGCCCACGCAGAAGTACAACGGCTATTCGGTCTGCCCGTTCACGGTCTCACGCGACACCGTGGTGTTCGCCGAGTTCGACGACAGGTACCGGCCTATGCCCACCATTCCGCGAATCCCCACCTGGAACGAAAGCAAGGCGTCCTGGGTGGTGGACCGCGACGTCTTCCCGCAGGTCTACTGGAACCTCATCCTCAAGGGCCGGGCGTAGGGATTCCGGCTGTTGCGGCGGGCCTGTCGGCTGACGCTGGCACATCTCCGGCCCTCCGCCCGCCGGCACGCCACTCGTCCGCGAGCACTGCGTAAATCATCTCCGTGGCCCACTGGTCCTTGTAGAACCATTTGTCCA
It encodes the following:
- a CDS encoding alkaline phosphatase D family protein, with the protein product MTDISRRTIVKGSVLAAALASAPAAANAANAATAGAPTRSPAGVALVRNRLTLPSGIATGDVTSDSAVLWSRSSEAGRMTAVLRAVDDGGAVLRGRGAFERVIRGPRATQASDFTAKIHAGNLPSNTCFALEISFEDDGGAAGESARGTFRTAPDRGAVNGKGRTGDTSNGGDVPASYAQSFVWTGDTAGQGWGINEEIGGMRGYRAMHQTRPDFFIHSGDTVYADGPLTQTVVEKDGQVWRNLVTEEVSKVAETLTEYRGRHRYNMMDANMRAMFADVPVIATWDDHETTNNWYPGEILDDPRYTVRDVNTLAARGRQAWQENMPIADSSALWRPGTFDDGGQYQPARIYRKISRGPQLDIFCLDMRTFKSPNTDGKEAYTTNILGQEQVDWLIREVSKSKATWKVIAADLPLGIIVPDGAVNQESLANRDNGAPLGRELEIAGVLSAFKKNRVKNVVWLTADVHYCAAHHYSPERAAFTDFDPFWEFVAGPIAAGSFGPNAMDGTFGPEVVFAKAGRFPGESPRDGENQFFGHVQLGEDNSFTASLRNANGATVFSKVLTPER
- a CDS encoding hypervirulence associated TUDOR domain-containing protein, producing MSLSKGTHVEWNTSQGKTHGKVVEKKTSDFELDGNTHRASKDEPQYVVESDKTGARAAHKASALTEKK
- a CDS encoding histidine phosphatase family protein, whose product is MNDDGLTEAVQEAGAVELLLIRHGESEGNVAATEANLAGAEIIEVPARDADVNLSEVGREQATALGTALARIADESRPDAVVSSPYERAHQTAQIAVETAGWPVKVQVDERLRDRELGILDRLTRLGVETRYPEEAERRSWQGKLYYRPPGGESWADVALRLRSVLDELNSLGTGHRVMLVCHDAVILLFRYVLEGMTEQELLDLAASTSVLNASMTRYVRPTGEGPWTLESFNVADHLAEQGVEVTEHAGDASVRPR
- a CDS encoding NAD(P)/FAD-dependent oxidoreductase; translation: MAALHEVVIIGGGNAGVSLAARLERYGVKDLALIEPKDHHFYQPLFSHIAGGRAQAKEAVRSQASVIPPGVEWIRDAAVDVDANTNTVTLASGSTVGYGQLVVCPGLQYDWDAVPGLADAVHSPHGTTHYEFELASKAWTLLSGLTSGTAVFTMPAGPIKCGGASQKPMYLACDYWRQQGVLDKIRVVMVQPYPTVFGVPEVDRELDRKIAEYGIELRTDSELVSVDAARREATIRNLGSGSRETLQYDVLNAVPPQSAPDWLKATDLPTPADKGGFVEVDRQTLRHLRYPNVWSLGDAAGTTNSKSGGALRKQTKVLAKNLVATRKGKPPTQKYNGYSVCPFTVSRDTVVFAEFDDRYRPMPTIPRIPTWNESKASWVVDRDVFPQVYWNLILKGRA
- a CDS encoding ADP-dependent NAD(P)H-hydrate dehydratase, which encodes MPVSARGDSGPQLVTPSLLRDWRLPAPGEDKYSRGSVLVVGGARNTPGAALLAGTAALRAGAGKLTLAVAESVAVQVGVALPECGDIGLPETSDGSVTAEGVDRISANLDSADAILVGPGLDDPDLARELLEALLAREEAAGSSGDAAGDRQAGGKHDDGGPGSGASGREGGPAVVLDAFALAALAELEDRVGPWRGRLILTPNPTEAGILLGRDPEDLETDVAEIARRFGAVVSCQGLIARAPGVGPEESGLWKITTGYGGLGTSGSGDVLAGAIAGVRARGTTGAQAACWGTHLHAAAADRLASRMGPLGFLARELADELPALMLELGT
- a CDS encoding S9 family peptidase — its product is MTSTPLQNSASTPASAATPPVAKKVPTDRTHHGDTYVDNYEWLRDKESAEVVEHLKAENAYQEAVTAHQEPLREAIFQEIKGRTQETDLSVPHRKDGWWYFSRSVEGKEYGIQCRVRASDTDDRIADWTPPAVEPGVEIPGEEVLLDGNVEAEGKPFFSVGGTAVTVDGTLYAYAVDNSGDERFTLRIKDLRTSELLPDVIENIFYGVSFSPDGTRIFYTVVDDSWRPYQVKAHALGTPVSEDTVIYQEDDTAMWLGFELSSDRRYLILGIGCSEYSETRLLRFDDPAQELTTVISRDERVLYEAEPFLLEGPDGAKAEKILLTHNRGAINSMVSLADPAELAKPLAEQAWQTVVEHSDDVRVNGASVTSTHLIASIRKDTIERVQVMGLAGLGTAAQQEPVEPAFDEELYTAGVGGSDYEAPVIRLGYTSYFTPSRIYDFVLPTAEQPAGELLLRKESPVLGGYDGSDYVATREWATAADGTRIPLSVLRHKSVRQDSTAAGLVYGYGSYELSRDPEFGIARLSLLDRGVVFVMAHVRGGGELGRHWYEDGKKLTKKNTFTDFVDATDWLANSGWVDPARIAAMGGSAGGLLMGAIANMAPEKYKAVVAQVPFVDPLTSILDPDLPLSALEWEEWGNPITDADVYAYMKSYSPYENVRDVAYPKIAAVTSFNDTRVLYVEPAKWVQELRNRTTGSEPILMKIEMDGGHGGASGRYVQWRERAWDYAFIADSLGATELLPGAGLK
- a CDS encoding Hsp20/alpha crystallin family protein translates to MLMRTDPFRELDRLAQQVLGTAARPAAMPMDAWREGHDFVVAFDLPGVSPESVDLDVERNVLTVRAERPDPAANNTELIASERPRGVFSRQLILGDTLDTENVKASYDAGVLTLRIPVAEKAKPRKIEIEMKGAKQEIAA